In Labeo rohita strain BAU-BD-2019 chromosome 4, IGBB_LRoh.1.0, whole genome shotgun sequence, the DNA window gtattttaaaaagtttttgtttggtttttgagTTGACAAATGAAGTTGAAATGGTGCCATCGATTTGGGTCAGGAATAATGAATGCATGTAGCCaccaaataaaactgaaaaagatGGACTTCACACAGGGTcagaattatatttacattaaaaaagtatagttATATAGATTGTTTTATGCTGACATTTCTAATAAGTTGGCCTTTCATACATAAAATTTTATCTTGGAATTTTATCTTgagatatttattaaatttgttttagcattttCTCAGGTTGATGCTTGTTGGATGTGAATAAAAGgaatcaaaaatgaattttaaatagataaatatgtAGATAGTTACAATGAGGCTAGCTTAAAACTACCAGAAACTAAATGAAGATGGGTGTTAGTTGTCTatttctgaccctggaccacaaaaccagtcatgagtggcagagtatatttgtagctaaaaatacattgtataggtcaaaatgatccatttttcttttatggtaaaacacattcaaattttaaataatgatcatGTTCcacgaagatattttgtgaattttctaccataaacatatcaaaacataatttttgattagtaatattcattgctaacaacttaatttggacaattttaaaggcgattttctcagtatttagaatttttgcaccctcagattctagattttcaaacagttgtatctcggccaaatattgtcggcgatacatcaatggaaagattatttattcaactttgagatgatgtataaatctcagtttcaaaaattgacccatatgactggttttgtggtccatggtcacatttatagtttatgataatatatatttaatgcagTATATCCAATGACAAAGTGATTCTTCAGGGCCAAAAAAATACTTTGAAGATGAGAATGATGAAACTATTGATGTCAGAAGtgaatgcaaagaaaacaaacaaaaaaatatttctagttttagttttgttaaatttgaaataataacCATAGACCCAGATCCAGTAAAcagttttaatattgttttaaacaattataatgtctgtttataaaagttttagcctactgtatattatatttaatacatattcgGCATATCTATTTAAAATCAACTTTGCTATATGCATCTTTATGTACACTTTTGCTAGTACCAAATATGTTAGTCTTAAAATCTTTATGACCCTTCCTGGAATATTTAGGACATCTTTGCGTATTTATTGCAGCATAAAGCATACTAAAGCAAAAATTACCTGACCAAACGTAATTATTGAGTTTACTTCTTCTCAAAGATATATTCAGAATAATTCTGTTTACTCTTATTACAACATCTTCGTTTCACATCCTTCTTCCTTCTTGACCTCTAGTGAATTTCTTTCAGAGGACAATTTATGGCAAAAAGAAGTGAAAAGGACACAGAAGCAAAAGGGTTTCAGTTCCTGAAAATGTAAGAACTTTAAAATGAGAAGTAAGGCAAAATGTCATTACTGTGTTGAATCAACATTATAGATGACCCTGCTTTATGATTATTTGGTCAGCGTTGGAATTATTTAAAGGTAAGTGTTTAAACAATCAAAATTAATCACTGTAAAAGACTAGGTACTCTAACCTTATTTATACAAGTTCATCTGACTTAATTCATTCTGCTTTGTTGACATTCCCCATTTTATCCTTTCTCTTCATACTCTCTGCTGCTTTACACATTtcgaaaatgtttttttctgaatttagtGATTTGAGCTTCTCTGGAAATAATGATGTATTTTAGAGAGTTTTAAATCAAGACCGAAATTCTTTCTGAAGAAAAGTGTCAACTTTgtctatttatgtttttttttaagggattAAAAGTATTTCATTTTCTCACTTTTCGTAAATATGGAGTCaccttattacattttaaaaggatATTTCATACTGTCCAGTGagcatacagtatattttaaagtgtttacaATGCATGGGTTTCAACAGCcttaaattctgtgttttctgccCAGTGACTCAATGGTTTACTAACCGATGCATCAGCATTACCTTTACTGCTGCATAACACCATTATCTCATCATTATTATTCTCTTTCTTAGGAAACCTGAAGCTAAGAAAGGTCAAGAAATCCAACTGGATAATTTATTCAATTCAAGTGATCATTACAGAGAACATGTCTAAGAGAGAACATGGTTTGTGCTTCCTTAAATACTGCAGTTGGACATCATGGCTGCTTTACTGCTGTGTTTTCATGAATGTTGTAAATGGATACTCAGTAAAGAACTGTACTGTTAGAGGGTCTTTGAAATATGCACAAAACATTAATGTGCTTTGTGATAAGAGGTCCCTGCATTTCGTACCGGGGAATATACCGGACAAAGCCACATATTTGGACATTTCTTACAATGTCATACAGAAGATAATCAAGGAGTATTTCTCTCACCTGTCTAACCTTAGAAGTCTCAACGCACTACACAACAAGATCCGGGAAGTGGAGGAAGGAGCGTTCAGCAGTTTGGTCGCTTTGCAAGAGTTAAATCTGGCCAACAACAAACTGACAGATATCTTGGAAGGAATGTTTCAGAATCTGGGAAATCTCTCTGTGCTACATCTAAATGATAACTTGATCACAAATATCAGCTTCTCTGCATTTTCACCCCTGATCAGTTTAAGTAAAGTAAATCTGTCCAGAAATCATCTGATGAAATTAAGCCAAGTTCAGCCGCTCTTTTTATTACCACAATTAAAGGAAGTGCACATCGGGAGTAATGGCTTTACCTCTTTTCAGACATCGGAGGTTTCCAACGTATCTTTGACACTAAACGTCTTGGATTTATGTAAAAATCCTTTGAAAGTGTTCAGAATCACTTCAGATATTTTCCCTCACCTTGATAATCTGGATTTGGCTTTTATTAATGAAAGCATGACATGGGATGTGCAGGACAAAAGTTATCTACAAAGTGTGCAACATCTAAATCTAAGTGGAATACAATTGCCCCTGGAGAAGATCAAGGATCTCCTACAAACCTTCAACTCTTCTTTGGCCAGCCTGAGGCTACACTTTCTGGGGGATGTAAAAGTGAGAGCTTTGTTGAGGAACGTCTGTCTGATTTCTTCTTTGAGATTTCTGGGCTTGCAGAGGAACAACATTACATCCATATCAAAAGACGAGATGCAATTCTGCACACACTTAACTCAGCTTGATCTCTCCAATAACAGACTATGCAGCATCCCTGCTGTCATCAGCAGCCTATCAAGTCTAGAGTTTTTGGACCTCACCTTCAACAATATAAAGAACATAAGTAGTGTTGATTTTGCCAAATTAACCCAATTACGGACCCTTCAGATTTACGGTAATGAGATATCTATTATTGAGAAATGTGCTTTTAAAGATCTGAAAAACTTAACAACTGTAATGATTGGATCTAACAGATTGTCTTTCAatggatattttaaaaatgatcttCAAAAACTTGAGATTTTGGATCTATCAAATAACAAGCTGGACTCTGTCCGTAGCGGAGATCTTGACTCCTTAAAATCACTGAAGAATTTGTCTTTACCAGAcaatcaaatattatttattgaagaGGGTTCCTTCAGTGgactaaaaaatttaattttcttgaATCTGCAATCAAACAAGCTCTCTCGGGTTTCAATAAAAGCTTCCGTGTTCTCCGGAATCCTAAACCTGAGAACACTTCTGTTGAACAATAACTATATTTCATTTGACAGTCAAGAGGCTCTTgcacagccaccatttaaatatCTGAGAAAGCTAAAGATTCTGAACATTTTTAGCCAAGGTCATAAAGGAATGGTTTACTTGCCCTCAAACCTTTTCAAGGGAATGTGGTCTTTGGAAGAACTTCAAGCAGAAAATCTTAATATAAATTCTTTACATCCAGACACATTTACTTACACTCCTTATCTGTGGGTACTGGATCTCAGCAGAAATGATTTTACTTCActcacaacaaaaatatttctgcCACTCCGGGTCCTCAAGACACTCCACCTGTCCAAAACTGGCTTGCAATCTTTGGACTTTCTCATTAACGCAAATCTTAGTAAACTACACCTGTTGCACGTAAGCAAGAATTCTCTATCGGTCATTAATGAAACTGTGATCCAGTCTTTTCCCACACTGATTTACCTTGATCTACGAGGAAATTATCTCTCATGTGACTGTACCAATGCCTGGTTCGTCAACTGGACCATAAGTAGCAATGACACAGAAGTCGAGAGTGCTTATGACCTCACATGCAATTACCCAGACAAACTCAAAGGACATAAACTCCTGGATCTTGATGTAGGTTCATGTAATGTGGATGTTGGGTTTTTCTGTTTCCTTTCCACAACCACACTGGTCTTAGTAACCCTTCTTGgctcttttctttttcacttcctCAAATGGCAGGTCATTTATGCTTACTACCTTCTCCTTGCTTTTATTCATGATAACAAACAGCAGAGAAAGCCCAAAGGTTTGCAGTATGATTCTTTTATTTCCTATAATGTTCATGATGAATTGTGGGTAATGAGGGAACTGTTACCTCAGCTGGAAGACGAACAAGGCTGGAAGTTGTGTTTGCATCACAGAGACTTTGAACCAGGCAAACCTATCATGGAAAATATTGTTGATGGGATTTACAATAGTCGCAAAACCATCTGTGTGATTAGTCGTCACTACCTGGAAAGTGAGTGGTGTTCCAGAGAGATCCAAATTGCTAGTTTCCGTCTTTTTGATGAGAAAAAAGATGTTCTCATCCTGGTATTCCTGGAGAATATTCCAAGTCATCAACTGTCTCCGTACTACAGAATGAAGAGACTAATCCAGAAGAAGACGTATCTCAGCTGGCCTAAACCAGGAGAGGACACCAGGGTCTTCTGGCAGAAACTGAGAGTAGCTCTGGAAACCAAAGGCACCCCAGAAATGGAGCATCCATTGGCTGGGATTTAGGGGTCATCTTACTGTATCTAACTGAAGAAAATATTCTGCAACTTTGTTGTttaattacttgttttttttatgtatactcttttctctttctttcctaGAGCATGATTGATTGTAAGTACTTCCTAttttacacaaatacacatttatttctggttaatatatacatatttcttgctttctttagtttatatagtttttcattaatacaaaaacagaacaaaaatttacagataatttactcacttgtcatccaagatgttcatgtctttctttcttcaatcgatAAGACATTATGAGGaattcttgaggaaaaaaattcaggaattatctccatataatggacttcaatatTTCCCCCAAGTTTGAtgctccaaaatgcagtttaaatgcagcctcaaatggctttaaatgataaagccaaagaagaagggtcttatctagcaaaacgattttcattttttttgtaattttttaaacaaattgacaatgtctatactttttaacctcaaatgctcatcttgtctaagtctgtgtgaattctgttttttcccggttcaatatggtcaatacagttagggtatgtacaGCTcatccccaacttcaaaatcgccctacatcgctgcagaggtaccgacccagtgtttacaaaatgaacatggaaagaagatcaaatgccctttacaaaaaaggtaaaacagtgatgtaggatgattttgacgttgaagaacaaaatgagatgggagtttttcgacataccctgactGTTTTGACCTAGATTACACAGACTGCGCATTGCAGAGATGAGACATGACTAGCATttcaggttaaaaagtatataaattgtcaatttgtttcactagataagacccctcttcctcagctggatcatttagagccatctgaagctgcatttaaactgcattttggaagggGACCATTgaattccactatatggagaacattgctgaaatgttttcctcaagaaacataatttcttatcgactgaggaaaggaagacatgaacatcctggatgacaagtaggtgagtaaattatctgtaaatttttgttctggaagtgaacttctcctttaatgagtgTTGACTTGTTTTTAGGCTGTATACAATCTGGGTCACTTCAAGTCATATGACTAATGTATTGTTAAAACTGTATATATGGCAGAAGTCTTTGATGCAGAAAAAGCATGTTGAATTACtctactgaaaataaaaacactttgcaTTAAAATGTCTTACATTATTGGTGGCTGCAGTTTAACTTTGTTGAACATTTAAGCACTACATGGTGCAGTGTGTAAATTTTAGTGCCATCTAGCAGTGAGGTTGCAAATTGCACAAGGAGAACCTTCGGTGGCTGACACAGAACAAAGATGCCATCATCTGAGACAGCAGAGAGTAGGCGGTGATAAATTAAGGAATTATTTccacttatttattcagtaaacTGATGTGTAATTGcaaatattattgttacttgTTAATCATTGTGTCAGTATTTCATTCACAAGAACGACATACTGATGAAATACGTCAGTTTGTCCATTTAGGGCTACTTTAGAAACATGGTGGCACAAAATAGTGACTTCCATGTAAGGGGACCCACAATGTACATTATGTAAGGTCTTCATACACTTCTGAAAACATAgttgtgtatattata includes these proteins:
- the LOC127164164 gene encoding toll-like receptor 13, with product MIIWSALELFKGNLKLRKVKKSNWIIYSIQVIITENMSKREHGLCFLKYCSWTSWLLYCCVFMNVVNGYSVKNCTVRGSLKYAQNINVLCDKRSLHFVPGNIPDKATYLDISYNVIQKIIKEYFSHLSNLRSLNALHNKIREVEEGAFSSLVALQELNLANNKLTDILEGMFQNLGNLSVLHLNDNLITNISFSAFSPLISLSKVNLSRNHLMKLSQVQPLFLLPQLKEVHIGSNGFTSFQTSEVSNVSLTLNVLDLCKNPLKVFRITSDIFPHLDNLDLAFINESMTWDVQDKSYLQSVQHLNLSGIQLPLEKIKDLLQTFNSSLASLRLHFLGDVKVRALLRNVCLISSLRFLGLQRNNITSISKDEMQFCTHLTQLDLSNNRLCSIPAVISSLSSLEFLDLTFNNIKNISSVDFAKLTQLRTLQIYGNEISIIEKCAFKDLKNLTTVMIGSNRLSFNGYFKNDLQKLEILDLSNNKLDSVRSGDLDSLKSLKNLSLPDNQILFIEEGSFSGLKNLIFLNLQSNKLSRVSIKASVFSGILNLRTLLLNNNYISFDSQEALAQPPFKYLRKLKILNIFSQGHKGMVYLPSNLFKGMWSLEELQAENLNINSLHPDTFTYTPYLWVLDLSRNDFTSLTTKIFLPLRVLKTLHLSKTGLQSLDFLINANLSKLHLLHVSKNSLSVINETVIQSFPTLIYLDLRGNYLSCDCTNAWFVNWTISSNDTEVESAYDLTCNYPDKLKGHKLLDLDVGSCNVDVGFFCFLSTTTLVLVTLLGSFLFHFLKWQVIYAYYLLLAFIHDNKQQRKPKGLQYDSFISYNVHDELWVMRELLPQLEDEQGWKLCLHHRDFEPGKPIMENIVDGIYNSRKTICVISRHYLESEWCSREIQIASFRLFDEKKDVLILVFLENIPSHQLSPYYRMKRLIQKKTYLSWPKPGEDTRVFWQKLRVALETKGTPEMEHPLAGI